ATCCCGGAAGGAAAGAAAGATTCTGTACTGTAAGCTCTCGACAGCGAGGAGATTGACTACGCAGTATGGAACGAGACCGGAAGAGGAGACTTTGAAGCTGTTATCCAGTTTCCCGTGCCTCCTGTCGGAGTCGAACCTTTGCTTGAAAAGCTGCGCAAGGCAGGAATTAGCGAGGATACATATACGATTGTCCTGTCACCGGAGATGGTGATTTCGAAGCGGATCGATGTCCTGAAAAAACGCTTTCCTGACCAGCGGATTTCCAGAGAAGAGCTCATTGCGCGTGCAGAAGATCTTGCCCCTCCTGCCTCAACATATATCGCATTTCTGGTGCTGAGCACGGCTATTGCAACCGGCGGTCTCCTGCTCGATTCGGCTGCAACAATTATCGGGGCCATGGTTATAGCTCCTTTAATGGGACCTGCAATCTCTACAAGTGTAGGTACAGTTGTTTATGATCGGAAGCTTATTACTCGCGGGTTAACTCTGCAGGTGGCAGGCCTTTTGCTTGCAATTGCAGTAGGTGCCTTTATCGGCTTTCTGATCACGGAATTAGGCATGATGCCGCCAGGAATAGATATCCGCGAGATTTCACAGGTAGCTGAGCGCACAAACCCAACCTTCCTGTCTCTATTTCTTGCTCTGGGATCCGGTATTGCAGGTGCCATAAGTATCATAAGAAATGCAGGGTCTGCTCTTGTAGGGGTTGCGATTGCAGCTGCCCTTGTCCCTCCCGCAGCAACTTCAGGGCTTGGGTTTGCGTTTGGGCTACCTGCTGTAGCGATTATTTCTGCGGTTCTGGTGCTGGTGAATGTGCTTGCTATCAATATCTCCGCTCTTATCCTTTTCTGGCTTTCAGGCTTCAGGCCCCTCGGATCTTCGGCTGTAGGCAGAGCCCGTAAAGCTGTGGTCTTGAATATTCTGGTGCTCGGAGTAGCAATAGCAATACTTTCAACTGTACTCGGGCTTGTAACCTATGTATCCTCACAAACCGCGCTTATAGAACAGCAGGCAAAAGCAGAAGTATCAGTTATGCTTAATGAATCCGAATATGAGGATATGAGACTGGTCACTGAGAGTGTAGATGTCAGTTATAGACCTGCGGACCTGATTTTAAATGAACCTGCAAGGGTAACAGTCATTTTATATCGCAGGGCAGGTCAGGAACTGCCCCCGGGTATAGCTCAGAGGATTGATGACCGCCTGACAGAGTTTACAGGCAGAGAAGTCAGGGTCAGGGTAGGGTTCATAGAAGCTCAGCAGACCACTTGAAAACTCTTTATAGCTCTAAAAAAATTGAAAAAATCAGCTCATCAATAGTGTCAGACTTTCAATAGTGTCAGACTTTCAATAGTGTCAGACCCTGTTCACATCCTTTAAATAAACAACATCGTGACATAACTTTTTGATCAAATTTTTCTCGTGGCTTACGACCAGTACTCCGATATTCCTCTCTTTAACTATCTCCAGAACCGTGTTCCATATCTGAGCCTGAGTAATAGCGTCCAGCATCGTGGTTATTTCATCCGCTATTAAAAATTTAGTTTCAGACCCCAGAGCTCTTGCAAGTGCAAACCTCTGAAGCTCTCCTCCCGAAAGCTCATTTGGCCAGCGGTTAAGCCAGCCTTTTTTTATCCCGAATGAGTCCAGAATCTCCTGCGGAACGTTATGTCCCTCATTTAAAATATCTTTCATTTTCCATTTCGGGTTTACAGCCTTTTCCGGATGCTGGAATATGAGCTGGACAGGGTTATATCCTTTTGATGGAATTTCTTTTCCGTCGAGGCTTACTTTTCCCTGATATTTGTTTTCATAGCCAGCAAGGATTTTACACAGGGTTGATTTTCCACTTCCGCTGTCTCCTACAAGGCCCAGAACCTCACCGCTTCTTAAAGACAGACTTACATTATCTAAAACCAGACTGTTTTTTTTGTATCCGAAACTTATATTCTCGCATTTAAGATACATTATTGCACCTCACAATTCCTCCATTGACATTTTGAAATTGAGGAATGCCTTTAGAGCAGAGTTCGTTCTTTTTTGAGCACCTGTCGTAAAAAATACATCCGTCAATAACTTCATCCTGCATTGGCTGATGCCCTTCAATTGCCTGGAATTTATTCTGGGGAAGTGCATTCCAGAGTGCCCGGGTATAAGGATGCCTTAAGTTCTCACCATCGTTTTTGAAATCTGCAGCATTGGCTACTTCCAGGACTGTGCCTGCATAAAAGACGGCAATTTTATCGGAAATCTTTAGCGCTGCCTCTATATCATGAGTTATAACTATTACTGCACAGCCTTTATTTGCCATGTCTTTTAAGTAATACAGCGTCTCATTCAGAGTCTTTTCATCCAATCCAGGGGTGGGTTCGTCTGCAATTACAAGCTTTGCAGAGCCTATTACTGCAGTGGAAACCAGGACTCTTCTGGTCATCCCGCCTGAGAGTTCATGAGGAAACATTCTTTCAACATCCGGTTTTAAGCCGTATCTCTGAAAGATTTCCCTCTGGAGCTTCTTCATCAATCCTGCTTTTTCTTCCTCCACACACCCTATTACCTGATCTGAAACCCTCATTAAAGGGTCCAGATAAGTTACGGATTGGGGAACCAGGGCTATTTCTTTACCCCTGATTTCTTCTTTCTTTTCCTGAGTAAGCTGCATGCCATTGTATTCAATTTTTCCATTAAGTATCGCGTTAGGAGGCAAAATTCCTAAAATAGCATGGGCAAGAAGGCTTTTCCCGGAACCGCTTGATCCCACAACAGCCAGTATTTTTCCTCTATAAGCCTCTATACTTAAATTGGAAATTACTTTTAGCTCGGTCTGTCTGAGCCCTGAGGTGTACTGGATAAAGGAGAGTGAGAGATCTTTTACTTTTAACAGGGCTTCAGTTTTCCTGCTTTCTTCAGCATTATTCTTAGCTTTATTTTTCATGTTCCCACCTTTAGATTGAAATTTTCACATACAACTCATTCATGAGCAGTTTTCGGATCAATTATTTTTCCCAGATTGTCTCCTATCATGTCAAATGCCAGAACCACAATCAGGAGTGATAACCCTGGGAAAAATGCAAGCCACCAGTATCCTGCGGAAAGGTATTTCATAGACTCTGATAAAATGATACCAATTGCCGGTTCGTGAGGGGAAAGCCCAAATCCAAGGAATGTGACCGAAGCTTCGTGCAGAATAGCATGAGGAAACATCAAAATAGTGCCAAGCAATATCTGCGGAATTAAATGGGGTAGAATGTGTTTTGTGGCTATCCACCATTTTGATTTTCCAAGGTTTTTCGAAATATGGATGTATTCCTGGGTCTTGAGCTGCTTGATCTCTGCTCTGACCACCCTTGTCAGGCTTGTCCAGTGCGTTAACGCAACACCCATAATGACTCCATAAGCTCCTCCTCCGAGTCCTATGGAGATAAGAATTATCAAAAGAAGGTGAGGGATCGAAAGAAACAGGTCCACCAGCCAGGAAACAAAGGAATCTACAGCTTTCCCTGCACTTGATAGAAGGCCCAACACTACAGCCAGTACAGTACTGATTGTAGAAGCAAAAGCTCCGACCAGAATGCTTAAACCAAGCCCCTTGACGGTACGTATAAACATGTCCCTTCCCATCCAGTCTGTCCCAAACGGATGTTCAGCTGAAGGGTTAAGGTTTTTAGAGCCAAAATCGGTCTTCAAGGAATCTTCATCCATAGTGACACTTGAAACCACTATCGTAAGCAGCAAAAGTGATGTCAGACCTATAATCAGCAGGGTCTTCTGTCTCAGGTTCAGTCCCCGGAATACTCCTTTGTTAGCTGTTACAACAGCAGTGCTCATAATCCAGCCTCCTCTATAATGTTCATACTGTTGCCTCCTGCTGTTTTATTCTGGGGTCAACGAATTCGTAAATAGTGTCAGCAATCAGGTTTCCGCAAAAGACAAATATAGCACTGAAAATGACTACCCCTAAAAGCAGAGGCACATCAGATCTCAACCCTGCTGCTACTGCTGCCTGTCCGATTCCAGGATAGGAGAATACCTGCTCAACAAGAACTGCTCCTCCGAACAATTCGCTGAACCCTAAAAATTGCAGAGTAATTGCAGGAAGTGCAACGTTTCTTATCCCATGTCTTAATACCAGGTCCAGCCCTTTTTCACCTCTTGCTTTTGCGAATAACACATAATCGCTGGAAAGAACTTCGATTAGTTTTTCCCGGGTAAACATTGCAATCTGGGCTACTCCCAGTAAACTCAGGGTCAATGCAGGGAGAATTAAATGCTGTATCCGGTCAAAAAAAGTTACATTTTCAGCCGTAACCCCTATGGGTACACTCAGGCCTATCGGGAACCACCCCAGACTTACAGAAAATACCATTAGCAGAACCAGTGCCAGCCAGAATGTCGGGGTGGCTGCCAGCACGTAACAGTAAGTTTTTATTGCTCTGTCAATCCATGTGCCCTTATTCATTCCTGCCACTATGCCCAGGATGAAGCCCAGCACTCCTGAAAACAGCCATGAAGTTGCCATAAGGACAAAAGAGGCCATAGCTCTTTCTTTAATCACATCGGCAACAGGCATCCGGTAAATCAATGATACCCCAAAATCCCCTTTGAGAATATTTCCTGCCCAGTTCAGGAATTTTTCCTGCGGAGGAGTATTGACTCCCCAATATTCTTCAAGTTTGGCTTTATGCTCTTCACTGACTGTCATTTCTCCTATATAGGCTCTAACAGGGTCTATGGGCGAGTATTGAATAAGCATGAAACTTACAAAACAAACTACAGCAAGAAGACTTACCAGCCTGAGTATTTTTTTTCCTGCAAAACTCGCTATTTTTTCGGTATCCGGCACACTCTTCCCTCATTATTGTTACTTGATAATAAACTTACTTCAGGATTATTGCAATATTTGTTATTATTTCAATTAATATTCTTATCCATAGGTTGAAATAGATTCTCCAGGTATCTTACATTTGTACTCTCAGTTATGGCTGTAAATAAAAAACGCACATGATATTCTTCGAATAACATGCCCATAAAATGAAAGTACTTGAGAGCACTTTCATGCCAAATAAAAAGGGGGATTCAAAGCGCAGTTTATTAAAGTGGCAGAATCTCTCACTTTAATCAGCATTTATTTCTAATCGCCATTTGCTTTGAACCATTTCTCTTTTTTTAGTATCACTCATTTCTGAGCTGTATCTGTTGCACTTGTCCTTGTCCACTCGTAGATGTTTCCTAAAATATCTGACCCGGCATTTTTCTCCGGGGTTCCCATATCTATGGTTTCATCCACCGCGTAGAGATAGTCCATTGTTACAAGCCACAGCCATGTTGCATCCGCGGAAGGCCCAAAACCGGTATTTCCATCGTATGCAGCTAACTTCCAGTTTTCAATAGCCTGTTCCTGGTCTGAAGTTCTCAAGGCTGTTTCCAGATACCCGTCCACAAAAGGGTTGCTGTAAAGGCCAGGGTTTCTGTATGTATCATCGGCTTCTTTAGTATGGTATTGCTGGTACAGATTGAAAGTATCTATACTGCTGTAGGCGTATAAAACCGCTGAACTGTACTGGTTTGCGTATATTTCATCCCAGTTTGTGCCGACAAGGTTTATTTTTATACCTAATTTTTTTGCCTGCTCGCTTACGGCTACTGAAAGAGCCTGCCTTGTCTGGTCAGAGGAAGAGTAATACAGTTTAAATTCTGCTTTAGTTCCGTCTTTTTCCCGGATTCCGTCGCCGTCTGTATCTTTCCAGCCTGCATCTTCAAGTATTTTTATAGCTTCTTCAGGTTTTGAGTCTTTTATCCTGGCTTCGGGGTTTCCAAATGTTCTCTGGTCTACTCCGGTGTATTCCACATCCCCTTTTCCGTATATTACTCCGTCAAGTATGGCTTTTCTGTCAATTCCCGTGTTCAAAGCTTTCCGGACTGCGATATCTGCAGTTACATTGTTGCCGATCGTGTCTCCAGTAAGGCTTTTTTTGCCGGTATTGTTCTGCATGGGGAAAGAAACTCCGAATGCCCTTGAGGAAGGAAGCGAGATTATATCATAGCCGTTTATGGACTGGTTTGCATGGGTAATATCGATTTCAGCTATGTCAACATTGCCGGACTTTGCAGCTGCAAATGCAGTATCCTTGTCCAGGAATAACATGGTTATTTTTTTGAAGTACGGCTTCTGTCCATAGTAATTGTCATTAAGTTCAAAGATCGCCTGCTGACCTTTGTCCCACTGTACCAGTTTGTACGGGCCTGAACCGATCGGGCTGGCTCCATAGGTTTCTTTTTTATAGGCATGCTCAGGCACAATCCCAACATACCTGAGTCTCCATATGAAACTGGACTGGGGCTCTTTTAAATTGAATTCAACAGCCGTATCATTTACTGCCCTGGCATTTTCAAGGTTACTCATGTCGAGTTCGGAATTACTTCCAATTGCAGTATTGAATGTAAATGCAACGTCTTCAGCTGTTAGCTTCTCTCCATCCGTGAATTTGACATCATCTCTTACATTTACAGTCCATGTCTTCCCGTCAGGACTGGCAGAATAACCTGTAGCAAGGTCATTTATGATACCGCCTTCATCATCTGTTTTGAAGAGGGTGCTCTGTATTAATGGCTCAAAATTCACATGACCGCA
This window of the Methanosarcina mazei S-6 genome carries:
- a CDS encoding TIGR00341 family protein: MPPVGVEPLLEKLRKAGISEDTYTIVLSPEMVISKRIDVLKKRFPDQRISREELIARAEDLAPPASTYIAFLVLSTAIATGGLLLDSAATIIGAMVIAPLMGPAISTSVGTVVYDRKLITRGLTLQVAGLLLAIAVGAFIGFLITELGMMPPGIDIREISQVAERTNPTFLSLFLALGSGIAGAISIIRNAGSALVGVAIAAALVPPAATSGLGFAFGLPAVAIISAVLVLVNVLAINISALILFWLSGFRPLGSSAVGRARKAVVLNILVLGVAIAILSTVLGLVTYVSSQTALIEQQAKAEVSVMLNESEYEDMRLVTESVDVSYRPADLILNEPARVTVILYRRAGQELPPGIAQRIDDRLTEFTGREVRVRVGFIEAQQTT
- a CDS encoding ABC transporter ATP-binding protein gives rise to the protein MYLKCENISFGYKKNSLVLDNVSLSLRSGEVLGLVGDSGSGKSTLCKILAGYENKYQGKVSLDGKEIPSKGYNPVQLIFQHPEKAVNPKWKMKDILNEGHNVPQEILDSFGIKKGWLNRWPNELSGGELQRFALARALGSETKFLIADEITTMLDAITQAQIWNTVLEIVKERNIGVLVVSHEKNLIKKLCHDVVYLKDVNRV
- a CDS encoding oligopeptide/dipeptide ABC transporter ATP-binding protein, which produces MKNKAKNNAEESRKTEALLKVKDLSLSFIQYTSGLRQTELKVISNLSIEAYRGKILAVVGSSGSGKSLLAHAILGILPPNAILNGKIEYNGMQLTQEKKEEIRGKEIALVPQSVTYLDPLMRVSDQVIGCVEEEKAGLMKKLQREIFQRYGLKPDVERMFPHELSGGMTRRVLVSTAVIGSAKLVIADEPTPGLDEKTLNETLYYLKDMANKGCAVIVITHDIEAALKISDKIAVFYAGTVLEVANAADFKNDGENLRHPYTRALWNALPQNKFQAIEGHQPMQDEVIDGCIFYDRCSKKNELCSKGIPQFQNVNGGIVRCNNVS
- a CDS encoding ABC transporter permease; the encoded protein is MSTAVVTANKGVFRGLNLRQKTLLIIGLTSLLLLTIVVSSVTMDEDSLKTDFGSKNLNPSAEHPFGTDWMGRDMFIRTVKGLGLSILVGAFASTISTVLAVVLGLLSSAGKAVDSFVSWLVDLFLSIPHLLLIILISIGLGGGAYGVIMGVALTHWTSLTRVVRAEIKQLKTQEYIHISKNLGKSKWWIATKHILPHLIPQILLGTILMFPHAILHEASVTFLGFGLSPHEPAIGIILSESMKYLSAGYWWLAFFPGLSLLIVVLAFDMIGDNLGKIIDPKTAHE
- a CDS encoding ABC transporter permease, yielding MPDTEKIASFAGKKILRLVSLLAVVCFVSFMLIQYSPIDPVRAYIGEMTVSEEHKAKLEEYWGVNTPPQEKFLNWAGNILKGDFGVSLIYRMPVADVIKERAMASFVLMATSWLFSGVLGFILGIVAGMNKGTWIDRAIKTYCYVLAATPTFWLALVLLMVFSVSLGWFPIGLSVPIGVTAENVTFFDRIQHLILPALTLSLLGVAQIAMFTREKLIEVLSSDYVLFAKARGEKGLDLVLRHGIRNVALPAITLQFLGFSELFGGAVLVEQVFSYPGIGQAAVAAGLRSDVPLLLGVVIFSAIFVFCGNLIADTIYEFVDPRIKQQEATV
- a CDS encoding ABC transporter substrate-binding protein, coding for MGTLIVIIAIIGIITSMSGCVSSPTDDSELGSASGSESGSVSASSTSRASDELVVNVYSHTGEPETGFDPLLGWGCGHVNFEPLIQSTLFKTDDEGGIINDLATGYSASPDGKTWTVNVRDDVKFTDGEKLTAEDVAFTFNTAIGSNSELDMSNLENARAVNDTAVEFNLKEPQSSFIWRLRYVGIVPEHAYKKETYGASPIGSGPYKLVQWDKGQQAIFELNDNYYGQKPYFKKITMLFLDKDTAFAAAKSGNVDIAEIDITHANQSINGYDIISLPSSRAFGVSFPMQNNTGKKSLTGDTIGNNVTADIAVRKALNTGIDRKAILDGVIYGKGDVEYTGVDQRTFGNPEARIKDSKPEEAIKILEDAGWKDTDGDGIREKDGTKAEFKLYYSSSDQTRQALSVAVSEQAKKLGIKINLVGTNWDEIYANQYSSAVLYAYSSIDTFNLYQQYHTKEADDTYRNPGLYSNPFVDGYLETALRTSDQEQAIENWKLAAYDGNTGFGPSADATWLWLVTMDYLYAVDETIDMGTPEKNAGSDILGNIYEWTRTSATDTAQK